From one Gossypium hirsutum isolate 1008001.06 chromosome D08, Gossypium_hirsutum_v2.1, whole genome shotgun sequence genomic stretch:
- the LOC107933766 gene encoding BAG family molecular chaperone regulator 4 isoform X3 codes for MKRFSSSKRAVNNVVKGEIKWELRPGGMLVQKRDMGDASSGPMIKIKVSHGSFHHDITVPAQSTFGDLKKVLVQETGLEPKEQRLLFQGKEKDDEECLHMVGVKDMSKVVLLEDPASKERKLEEMKRNQSVLKACEEVAKVRAEVVQLSDKVNALEGIVHGGTKVDEKELLGLTELLMVQLLQLDTIEANGEAKVQRRAELLACS; via the exons ATGAAAAGATTCTCATCTTCAAAAAGGGCAGTAAACAATGTGGTTAAAGGGGAGATAAAGTGGGAGCTTAGGCCTGGTGGCATGCTTGTTCAAAAGAGGGACATGGGGGATGCTTCTTCTGGACCTATGATCAAGATCAAAGTCTCTCATGGCTCTTTTCACCATGATATTACTGTGCCTGCTCAATCCACTTTCG GGGATCTGAAAAAGGTTCTTGTACAAGAAACTGGTTTGGAACCCAAGGAGCAGAGACTATTGTtccaaggaaaagaaaaggatgaTGAGGAATGTTTGCATATGGTGGGAGTCAAAGATATGTCAAAGGTGGTACTTTTAGAGGACCCAGCTAGCAAAGAGAGGAAGCTTGAAGAGATGAAGAGAAATCAAAGCGTGTTAAAAGCTTGTGAAGAGGTTGCTAAAGTCAGAGCAGAGGTTGTTCAACTCTCTGACAAG GTTAATGCTTTGGAGGGAATTGTTCATGGGGGTACAAAGGTTGATGAAAAGGAACTCCTTGGCTTGACAGAGCTGCTTATGGTGCAATTGCTGCAACTAGATACAATTGAGGCTAATGGAGAAGCCAAAGTCCAGAGGCGGGCTGAG CTTCTAGCATGCAGTTAG
- the LOC107933766 gene encoding BAG family molecular chaperone regulator 4 isoform X2, with protein MKRFSSSKRAVNNVVKGEIKWELRPGGMLVQKRDMGDASSGPMIKIKVSHGSFHHDITVPAQSTFGDLKKVLVQETGLEPKEQRLLFQGKEKDDEECLHMVGVKDMSKVVLLEDPASKERKLEEMKRNQSVLKACEEVAKVRAEVNALEGIVHGGTKVDEKELLGLTELLMVQLLQLDTIEANGEAKVQRRAEVRRVQRLVDTLDNMKARNSNPFSSSGKSEAFECASPSFPSSTRITHDWEVFD; from the exons ATGAAAAGATTCTCATCTTCAAAAAGGGCAGTAAACAATGTGGTTAAAGGGGAGATAAAGTGGGAGCTTAGGCCTGGTGGCATGCTTGTTCAAAAGAGGGACATGGGGGATGCTTCTTCTGGACCTATGATCAAGATCAAAGTCTCTCATGGCTCTTTTCACCATGATATTACTGTGCCTGCTCAATCCACTTTCG GGGATCTGAAAAAGGTTCTTGTACAAGAAACTGGTTTGGAACCCAAGGAGCAGAGACTATTGTtccaaggaaaagaaaaggatgaTGAGGAATGTTTGCATATGGTGGGAGTCAAAGATATGTCAAAGGTGGTACTTTTAGAGGACCCAGCTAGCAAAGAGAGGAAGCTTGAAGAGATGAAGAGAAATCAAAGCGTGTTAAAAGCTTGTGAAGAGGTTGCTAAAGTCAGAGCAGAG GTTAATGCTTTGGAGGGAATTGTTCATGGGGGTACAAAGGTTGATGAAAAGGAACTCCTTGGCTTGACAGAGCTGCTTATGGTGCAATTGCTGCAACTAGATACAATTGAGGCTAATGGAGAAGCCAAAGTCCAGAGGCGGGCTGAG GTTCGTCGAGTCCAACGACTTGTGGATACCTTGGACAATATGAAGGCTAGAAACTCTAATCCCTTCAGCAGTAGTGGCAAATCGGAGGCATTTGAATGTGCCTCACCCTCTTTTCCATCCTCAACAAGAATCACGCATGATTGGGAAGTTTTTGATTAA
- the LOC107933766 gene encoding BAG family molecular chaperone regulator 4 isoform X1, producing the protein MKRFSSSKRAVNNVVKGEIKWELRPGGMLVQKRDMGDASSGPMIKIKVSHGSFHHDITVPAQSTFGDLKKVLVQETGLEPKEQRLLFQGKEKDDEECLHMVGVKDMSKVVLLEDPASKERKLEEMKRNQSVLKACEEVAKVRAEVVQLSDKVNALEGIVHGGTKVDEKELLGLTELLMVQLLQLDTIEANGEAKVQRRAEVRRVQRLVDTLDNMKARNSNPFSSSGKSEAFECASPSFPSSTRITHDWEVFD; encoded by the exons ATGAAAAGATTCTCATCTTCAAAAAGGGCAGTAAACAATGTGGTTAAAGGGGAGATAAAGTGGGAGCTTAGGCCTGGTGGCATGCTTGTTCAAAAGAGGGACATGGGGGATGCTTCTTCTGGACCTATGATCAAGATCAAAGTCTCTCATGGCTCTTTTCACCATGATATTACTGTGCCTGCTCAATCCACTTTCG GGGATCTGAAAAAGGTTCTTGTACAAGAAACTGGTTTGGAACCCAAGGAGCAGAGACTATTGTtccaaggaaaagaaaaggatgaTGAGGAATGTTTGCATATGGTGGGAGTCAAAGATATGTCAAAGGTGGTACTTTTAGAGGACCCAGCTAGCAAAGAGAGGAAGCTTGAAGAGATGAAGAGAAATCAAAGCGTGTTAAAAGCTTGTGAAGAGGTTGCTAAAGTCAGAGCAGAGGTTGTTCAACTCTCTGACAAG GTTAATGCTTTGGAGGGAATTGTTCATGGGGGTACAAAGGTTGATGAAAAGGAACTCCTTGGCTTGACAGAGCTGCTTATGGTGCAATTGCTGCAACTAGATACAATTGAGGCTAATGGAGAAGCCAAAGTCCAGAGGCGGGCTGAG GTTCGTCGAGTCCAACGACTTGTGGATACCTTGGACAATATGAAGGCTAGAAACTCTAATCCCTTCAGCAGTAGTGGCAAATCGGAGGCATTTGAATGTGCCTCACCCTCTTTTCCATCCTCAACAAGAATCACGCATGATTGGGAAGTTTTTGATTAA